A part of Entelurus aequoreus isolate RoL-2023_Sb linkage group LG03, RoL_Eaeq_v1.1, whole genome shotgun sequence genomic DNA contains:
- the luzp1 gene encoding leucine zipper protein 1 — protein MSDMTHRHLRHKLQSVVRRLDELEEATNKLQKSEDELLDIQDKIIQAEGSNSSLLGDVEALRKRLLKIQGKDEEVRKAEDLCRTVREKLEEEENLTKELKAELEHLQGRMAELEILEEAFGKSKSDCTQLCLSLNEEKNVTKKLSTELEALKARLKEMEASEIKLDKAEQALTAELDKLKGFYQTIENEHERILEKQRQDEKVTLKLMEKLEQQNNCFDMAVDPGCADLMRSRIEDGLSSTGIFSGHNKSLDYNMGLLNKSENQKNSGLAGSQEEDNKVKELTQEVERLKNRLKQLEIVEEDLKNSESKNGELQEKFQMERKRALQLSKQVEQLNTRLCSKGGIGGNGTSNVDKQGNGSANISPGNHAKYLENGKAGNEEIAMGGFKQEIQKYHSASTVTELSSTPFQESTKAPKIPNTRFLSDNGIKESTRGNEEKGYRRNTPCSDIKKVSVLHRYPPAANDKKLLKTAHRQTEGESNTFSKLYVRSESQSNNSDVVSESCALKDTEPISDQELTEKVQDPVPVTSKLSKANETYRVYRSNVHQLLPNDQGSESHSSASETESTGSRPSEPETVNETTTTTSSSRTATSQYSRYPHVKDSHSEGSSSQSSFDEELHMKTNVAEGGISTSLGIEIQRTCSPREALISKGVIKSAIVESDRKEVMTSEPLAANGKPKISTKPILTTSIKTIYPNDPNSSRTSSRSSSVSSESVSAKERHTSTTNIVIGPSSISIPYEISIRKSEITMRPNQDQVFGADNLNDSSKSKYHNTSTVEMTTSQVYNSNSRVLKDTKSGIDTFTSSKNQRQRNRQPQEERLHEDMKNVTVRKTWKNQVNPNVDEKGRGGRRVTMEGGGSEDETETTTTWKAYLATTIDSEDTVSLGPRTGGNNSATKGVKLSPAEMYKCKIDKDAEEPVLHRGESTKEPLGRKIPHAPVTSQSWSRSVSQRSPGPNRGDRSPIPSLNQVSWKPHPSSTNSLPTGSSYDRTTKTPTSSGEQWATRGHGSTAKTEGKAGPAASRLWSHRQAEHH, from the exons ATGTCTGACATGACACATCGCCACCTGCGCCACAAGCTACAAAGTGTCGTCAGACGGCTGGACGAACTGGAAGAAGCTACCAACAAGCTGCAGAAGTCTGAAGATGAGTTGCTTGACATACAG GATAAGATCATCCAGGCAGAAGGCAGCAACTCATCCTTACTTGGTGACGTGGAGGCATTAAGGAAACGTCTCCTGAAAATCCAAGGCAAAGATGAGGAGGTACGCAAAGCGGAGGATCTCTGCCGTACAGTGAGAGAGAAACTGGAAGAGGAAGAAAATTTAACGAAAGAGCTCAAAGCGGAGCTTGAACACCTACAGGGGAGGATGGCAGAACTGGAGATACTGGAAGAAGCATTTGGGAAAAGCAAATCGGACTGTACCCAGCTCTGTCTCAGCCTCAATGAAGAGAAGAACGTAACCAAAAAGCTCTCAACTGAGCTGGAAGCCCTAAAAGCTCGTTTGAAGGAAATGGAGGCGTCTGAGATAAAGTTGGACAAAGCAGAGCAAGCTTTGACTGCGGAACTTGACAAACTTAAGGGATTCTACCAGACCATCGAGAACGAGCATGAGAGGATACTAGAGAAGCAAAGACAAGATGAGAAAGTCACTCTTAAGCTCATGGAAAAACTAGAGCAGCAAAATAATTGCTTTGACATGGCTGTAGATCCTGGTTGTGCAGATTTAATGAGGTCTAGGATTGAAGATGGACTGTCCTCTACAGGCATCTTCTCTGGACACAACAAAAGTCTTGACTACAATATGGGCCTGCTGAATAAGTCTGAGAATCAGAAGAACAGTGGCCTCGCGGGGTCACAAGAGGAAGACAACAAAGTAAAGGAGCTTACGCAGGAAGTAGAAAGGCTCAAGAATCGCCTTAAGCAACTAGAGATTGTGGAGGAAGACCTGAAAAACTCAGAGTCTAAAAATGGTGAGCTTCAAGAAAAGTTCCAAATGGAACGCAAGCGGGCTCTTCAATTGAGCAAGCAGGTTGAACAGCTCAACACACGGCTGTGCAGTAAAGGTGGGATCGGAGGCAATGGGACTAGTAATGTGGATAAACAAGGCAACGGAAGTGCTAACATCAGTCCTGGTAACCATGCCAAGTACCTGGAGAATGGCAAAGCTGGGAATGAAGAGATTGCGATGGGAGGTTTCAAGCAAGAGATACAAAAATATCACAGCGCCTCAACCGTCACAGAACTCAGCTCGACTCCTTTCCAGGAAAGTACAAAAGCACCCAAAATTCCAAATACTCGGTTTTTATCTGATAATGGAATTAAAGAGTCAACCCGGGGAAATGAGGAAAAAGGATACAGAAGAAATACACCTTGTAGTGATATTAAAAAAGTGTCTGTCCTTCATCGATACCCCCCAGCAGCTAATGACAAGAAGCTCCTGAAGACAGCTCACAGGCAGACTGAAGGGGAGAGCAATACATTTTCAAAACTGTATGTACGTAGTGAAAGTCAATCAAATAATTCTGATGTAGTATCCGAGAGTTGTGCATTAAAGGACACCGAGCCTATCTCAGACCAGGAATTAACAGAAAAAGTTCAAGATCCTGTGCCCGTCACCTCCAAGCTGTCCAAGGCCAACGAAACCTACAGAGTTTACAGGTCCAACGTCCATCAACTGTTGCCAAATGACCAAGGCTCGGAAAGTCATTCCTCTGCTTCAGAAACAGAATCCACTGGATCAAGACCCTCAGAACCAGAGACTGTAAATGAAACGACTACTACAACCTCTAGCAGTAGGACTGCAACCTCGCAATACTCTAGATATCCACATGTCAAGGACTCTCATTCAGAGGGTTCCTCTTCACAGAGCTCATTCGATGAAGAGTTACACATGAAAACAAATGTAGCTGAGGGAGGCATTAGCACTTCGCTCGGGATCGAGATCCAGCGAACTTGCAGTCCACGTGAGGCGCTGATATCCAAAGGGGTTATTAAATCTGCCATCGTTGAGAGTGACCGAAAAGAAGTGATGACATCGGAGCCTTTGGCGGCCAACGGGAAGCCCAAAATATCCACCAAACCCATACTGACTACTAGTATTAAAACGATCTATCCCAACGACCCTAACTCCTCTAGAACCAGCAGCCGCAGCAGTAGTGTATCCAGTGAGTCAGTGTCTGCCAAGGAACGCCACACGTCCACAACTAACATTGTCATAG GCCCCAGCAGCATTTCGATCCCTTATGAAATCTCCATCCGCAAGAGCGAGATCACAATGCGGCCAAACCAGGACCAGGTATTTGGTGCAGATAACCTCAATGATTCCTCCAAGTCCAAGTACCACAACACCTCTACGGTGGAGATGACCACAAGCCAAGTTTACAACAGCAACTCTCGTGTCCTCAAAGACACAAAATCTGGCATTGATACATTTACCAGTTCGAAAAACCAAAGACAAAGAAACAGGCAGCCCCAAGAAGAGCGTTTACATGAAGACATGAAGAATGTAACCGTGAGAAAAACCTGGAAGAACCAAGTCAATCCAAATGTGGATGAGAAGGGTAGAGGAGGTCGACGGGTAACCATGGAAGGAGGAGGTTCAGAGGATGAGACAGAAACCACAACAACATGGAAGGCTTATCTGGCAACGACGATCGATTCTGAAGACACAGTGAGCCTTGGACCAAGAACTGGTGGGAATAATTCAGCAACAAAGGGAGTTAAGCTATCACCTGCAGAG ATGTACAAGTGCAAAATCGACAAAGACGCAGAAGAACCTGTGCTCCATCGTGGCGAAAGCACTAAGGAACCCCTGGGAAGGAAAATACCTCATGCACCTGTCACTTCACAGTCCTGGAGTCGCTCCGTCTCGCAACGATCACCG